One Syntrophobacterales bacterium genomic window carries:
- a CDS encoding MBOAT family protein, translated as MLFNSYFYIFLFLPGTITVYFILNRHRLTIASKTWLVIASLVFYAWWNPIYTSLILGSIVFNYVMGRFICRKWENRRHARTRSILYAGIAGNLILLGYFKYTDFFIANMNSLAKLSIPLAQIVLPLGISFFTFTQIAYLVDASKGEVKEYSAMNYGLFVTFFPHLLAGPIIHHKEMMPQFDRRKNKVVDSGNLARGICLFFVGLFKKVVIADTFAVWANAGFGSTGDLTMIEAWTASLSYTLELYYDFSGYTDMALGSSLMFNIILPVNFDSPYRSLNIQEFWRRWHMTLGRFMRDYVYIPMGGNRVGEPQTLLNIMITFFIVGLWHGAGWTFVAWGLMHGAALVVHRLWGKLNISMPKWLAWLITFNFVNICWIFFRAPSFSDIVKVLKGMAGLSGAEIPESFAFRVATLGGSWQTLDTLFERIGKGEIILGMFAVFLPLSFLFRNSNKIIESLEPDVPQLIVFSLVAVISILYLGSYSEFLYFRF; from the coding sequence ATGCTTTTCAACTCTTATTTTTATATCTTTCTATTTCTTCCTGGAACCATCACCGTCTATTTCATTCTGAACAGACATCGGCTTACCATCGCTTCCAAGACCTGGCTCGTTATTGCCTCTCTTGTCTTTTATGCGTGGTGGAATCCCATATATACATCCCTCATCCTGGGGAGCATTGTCTTCAATTACGTTATGGGAAGGTTTATCTGCAGAAAATGGGAGAATAGACGTCACGCGCGCACGAGAAGTATTCTTTACGCCGGAATCGCCGGAAACCTTATCCTCCTCGGATACTTCAAGTATACCGATTTCTTTATCGCAAATATGAATTCTCTCGCTAAACTAAGCATACCCCTTGCACAAATCGTCCTGCCTCTCGGCATAAGCTTCTTCACCTTTACCCAAATAGCATACCTGGTCGATGCGTCCAAAGGGGAAGTAAAAGAATATAGCGCCATGAACTACGGCCTTTTCGTAACCTTCTTTCCCCACCTCCTAGCGGGACCCATTATCCATCACAAAGAGATGATGCCCCAATTCGACAGGAGGAAAAATAAGGTCGTCGATTCCGGAAATCTTGCCCGGGGGATCTGTCTCTTTTTTGTCGGGTTATTCAAGAAGGTGGTGATTGCCGATACATTTGCGGTCTGGGCGAACGCGGGCTTCGGCAGCACTGGAGACCTCACAATGATTGAGGCATGGACCGCCTCTCTCTCGTACACCCTTGAGCTTTATTACGACTTTTCAGGATATACCGACATGGCATTAGGTTCATCACTGATGTTCAATATCATTCTGCCCGTCAATTTCGACAGCCCTTACCGATCGCTTAACATCCAAGAATTCTGGAGACGGTGGCATATGACCCTGGGCAGGTTCATGAGGGATTATGTCTATATTCCCATGGGCGGAAACCGGGTCGGTGAGCCACAAACACTCCTCAATATAATGATAACCTTTTTTATAGTCGGGCTTTGGCATGGCGCAGGCTGGACCTTCGTCGCCTGGGGCCTGATGCACGGCGCCGCACTTGTAGTCCATCGTCTGTGGGGGAAACTCAACATCTCAATGCCTAAATGGCTCGCGTGGCTCATCACCTTCAATTTCGTCAACATATGCTGGATTTTTTTCAGGGCTCCAAGCTTCAGCGACATCGTCAAAGTATTAAAAGGCATGGCCGGCTTGAGCGGAGCAGAGATTCCTGAAAGCTTTGCATTCAGAGTGGCAACTCTTGGGGGTTCATGGCAGACTCTTGACACACTCTTCGAACGGATAGGTAAAGGGGAGATCATCCTTGGAATGTTTGCAGTCTTCCTTCCCCTCTCTTTTCTCTTCAGGAATTCGAACAAGATAATAGAAAGCCTTGAACCCGACGTGCCTCAGTTGATAGTGTTCTCTCTTGTCGCGGTAATATCCATCCTTTATCTCGGCTCCTATTCCGAATTCCTTTACTTCCGGTTCTGA
- a CDS encoding methyltransferase domain-containing protein, producing the protein MMNLIGLRKLWQKKSLKNISINKEGEIVMDKIIEQVKEYYGKQLQNKDDLKTSSCCAIDRPPAEIRDILPLIADEIHNRFYGCGSPLPPLLDGMTVLDLGCGTGRDVYIASKLAGESGCAIGVDMTDEQIGIAIKYQDEQRERFGFKKSNVKFLKGYIEDLESLGIGNNSIDVVISNCVINLSPAKEQVFKEILRVLKPGGELFFADIFVDRRIPETLAVDPILRGECLSGAMYVEDFRTHGKSRMG; encoded by the coding sequence ATGATGAATTTAATCGGCTTGCGAAAATTGTGGCAGAAGAAGTCACTAAAGAATATATCAATAAATAAAGAAGGTGAGATTGTCATGGACAAAATTATCGAACAAGTAAAGGAATACTACGGCAAACAACTACAAAACAAAGATGACCTCAAGACCAGTTCGTGTTGCGCCATTGATAGACCACCCGCAGAGATAAGGGACATACTGCCCCTAATCGCGGATGAAATACACAACAGGTTTTATGGTTGCGGTTCACCGCTGCCGCCCTTGCTTGATGGAATGACGGTGCTTGACTTAGGCTGTGGAACAGGGCGCGATGTCTATATTGCGTCAAAATTGGCCGGAGAATCTGGCTGTGCTATCGGCGTTGATATGACGGATGAACAAATTGGAATAGCCATCAAGTATCAGGACGAACAACGTGAGCGTTTTGGTTTCAAAAAATCAAACGTGAAGTTTTTAAAAGGCTATATTGAAGATCTGGAATCTCTCGGAATTGGAAATAACAGTATTGACGTTGTTATCTCAAACTGCGTTATAAACCTTTCCCCTGCAAAAGAACAAGTTTTTAAGGAAATATTACGTGTTTTAAAGCCGGGCGGCGAATTGTTCTTTGCTGATATTTTCGTCGATAGGCGTATTCCAGAAACTCTTGCGGTTGACCCCATACTGCGAGGAGAATGCCTAAGCGGCGCTATGTATGTTGAAGATTTCCGCACTCATGGCAAAAGTCGGATGGGCTGA
- a CDS encoding putative zinc-binding protein translates to MYEEIKIKKVEDSCQMCEDYAEKHATTPTKAAIMSCEGACARGEVSRRAANLIAYKISPDNTVRICLGGAFTKEGGQRDLVRTTHKAITIEGCFISCASRMMKAVIPELNVLVLDACEIHDEDIPFGINEMTDDEFNRLAKIVAEEVTKEYINK, encoded by the coding sequence ATGTACGAAGAAATCAAAATCAAAAAAGTTGAAGACTCCTGTCAAATGTGCGAGGACTATGCAGAGAAGCACGCTACAACCCCTACTAAAGCAGCAATCATGTCCTGTGAGGGCGCTTGCGCGAGAGGTGAAGTATCACGGAGAGCCGCTAACCTAATCGCGTACAAAATTTCACCCGACAACACAGTAAGAATCTGTTTAGGCGGCGCTTTTACAAAAGAAGGTGGGCAACGGGATTTAGTACGGACAACTCATAAGGCTATTACTATCGAGGGATGTTTTATTAGCTGTGCGTCAAGAATGATGAAAGCTGTAATTCCTGAACTCAACGTATTGGTATTGGATGCCTGTGAAATTCATGATGAAGATATACCTTTCGGCATTAATGAGATGACTGATGATGAATTTAATCGGCTTGCGAAAATTGTGGCAGAAGAAGTCACTAAAGAATATATCAATAAATAA
- a CDS encoding metalloregulator ArsR/SmtB family transcription factor, whose protein sequence is MGEKYKEYAQLFRVMSDPNRLMIIDMLSCGELCACVILEKFNITQPTLSHHMKYLCNSGLVDGRKVGKWTFYSLNNKNVHDFRAFFERVTTTKQDCICNEIICECEV, encoded by the coding sequence ATGGGCGAAAAGTATAAGGAATATGCACAGTTGTTTAGAGTTATGTCCGACCCGAACAGGTTAATGATTATTGATATGCTATCTTGCGGTGAATTATGCGCTTGTGTAATTTTGGAAAAATTTAATATTACTCAACCAACATTATCACATCACATGAAATATCTTTGCAATAGCGGGTTAGTGGATGGGCGCAAAGTAGGGAAATGGACATTCTACTCATTGAACAACAAAAACGTGCATGATTTCAGAGCATTTTTTGAAAGAGTTACCACAACGAAACAGGATTGTATATGTAATGAAATCATATGTGAATGTGAAGTCTAA
- a CDS encoding ATP-binding protein, producing the protein MKTLGELTLQAHSGSIPEFLEFISGWAKEAGYGGQRIREMEFAVAEALTNIVEFVCTEGEEVTIRVGDDKGRRFVIHISDYGKSYNMLLEADPFLSGSDPSEKRPSVSRIKRIGDVEYKRFEGKNYLVVTVYPASMGGSTSSA; encoded by the coding sequence ATGAAGACTCTCGGGGAATTGACACTCCAGGCCCATTCCGGCAGCATACCGGAATTCCTGGAATTCATATCGGGGTGGGCGAAAGAGGCCGGGTATGGCGGGCAGCGGATAAGAGAGATGGAATTCGCCGTGGCGGAGGCCCTCACCAATATCGTTGAATTTGTCTGTACCGAAGGAGAGGAAGTGACGATCCGGGTGGGCGACGACAAAGGGCGGCGGTTCGTCATCCATATCTCGGATTATGGAAAATCGTATAATATGCTTCTTGAGGCCGACCCTTTTCTATCAGGCAGCGACCCTTCCGAGAAAAGACCTTCGGTCAGCCGAATCAAGAGGATAGGAGATGTGGAATATAAACGGTTTGAAGGCAAAAATTACCTCGTCGTCACAGTCTACCCTGCATCCATGGGAGGCTCCACTTCTTCTGCATAG
- a CDS encoding YihY/virulence factor BrkB family protein translates to MRLIWRSFRGFMRDGGPMLAGAISCFFILAFVPFILLMFSVLGYFIGGYTAFHDFLLKLLSDVFPSVTHQITQELGTIVIKRQIGIITLIVYAFFLLDLLFAVEIAVQTMFGVKVRRPFLKSLALNIVTAILLFTLTFASFFATLFISLIGELSKFFPELSIGWVTGLFTEYIVPVCTIFVVSTLFYEVLPSKRILRHAMLGGLFTTVFIETAKFLFTYYITWKAFRLGAIYGSLTAIVVFLLWIYYAACIFLIGAKLVHNLSGGTK, encoded by the coding sequence ATGCGGCTCATATGGAGAAGTTTCAGAGGTTTTATGCGAGACGGGGGGCCCATGCTCGCTGGCGCTATATCCTGTTTCTTTATCCTTGCCTTTGTGCCTTTCATCCTCCTCATGTTCTCGGTTCTAGGCTACTTCATTGGAGGATACACCGCGTTTCACGATTTTCTGTTAAAGCTCTTGTCTGATGTTTTTCCGAGCGTTACGCACCAGATCACCCAGGAGTTGGGTACCATTGTCATCAAAAGACAGATAGGGATTATCACACTCATCGTGTACGCCTTTTTCTTGCTGGACCTGCTGTTCGCGGTGGAGATCGCCGTGCAGACTATGTTCGGAGTAAAAGTAAGGCGGCCTTTTCTTAAATCGCTCGCCCTCAATATTGTTACCGCGATCTTGCTTTTCACCCTTACCTTCGCATCCTTCTTCGCCACATTGTTCATCAGCCTCATAGGTGAGTTGTCGAAATTTTTCCCAGAGCTCAGTATCGGATGGGTCACTGGCCTGTTCACTGAATATATCGTGCCGGTATGTACCATCTTTGTGGTCTCCACTCTGTTTTATGAGGTATTGCCCTCCAAAAGAATCCTCCGTCATGCTATGCTCGGAGGCCTTTTTACCACGGTCTTCATCGAAACAGCGAAATTTCTTTTTACCTATTATATTACGTGGAAGGCCTTCCGCCTCGGTGCCATTTACGGTTCCCTCACAGCAATCGTCGTATTTCTCCTATGGATATATTATGCAGCCTGCATATTTCTCATAGGTGCAAAACTGGTTCATAATCTGAGCGGTGGGACAAAGTGA
- a CDS encoding cold-shock protein, with amino-acid sequence MATGTVKWFNESKGFGFITKDEGGDVFVHFSAIKGTGFKTLSEGDKVEFDVVDGPKGPSAANVTKV; translated from the coding sequence ATGGCCACAGGAACTGTAAAATGGTTCAACGAGTCAAAGGGTTTCGGTTTCATCACAAAAGATGAAGGTGGTGATGTATTCGTCCACTTTTCAGCGATCAAGGGAACAGGCTTCAAGACACTTTCCGAGGGGGACAAGGTCGAATTTGATGTCGTCGACGGCCCGAAAGGTCCGAGCGCCGCGAATGTAACTAAAGTCTGA